Proteins encoded in a region of the Enterococcus gilvus ATCC BAA-350 genome:
- a CDS encoding branched-chain amino acid aminotransferase encodes MVNIKWEELGFEYIKTPFRYISHWKNGQWDAGELTEDNTITINEGSTCLHYGQECFEGLKAYRRKDGNINLFRPDENSKRMNKSAARLQMPDVPEDKFIDAVMQVVRANEEYVPPYGTGATLYLRPYLIGVGPNIGVVPAPEYIFSVFCMPVGPYFKGGLAPSNFIVSEYDRAAPFGTGAAKVGGNYAASLLPGQLAHDRNFSDCIYLDPATHTKIEEVGSANFFGITHDNQFITPKSPSILPSITKYSLLHLAKERFGLEAIEGDVCLNELDKFAEAGACGTAAIISPIAGIQNGEDFHVFYSETETGPVTKKLYEELVGIQFGDVQAPKGWIYEV; translated from the coding sequence ATGGTGAACATAAAATGGGAAGAATTAGGGTTTGAGTATATCAAAACACCGTTCCGTTATATTTCTCATTGGAAAAATGGTCAATGGGATGCAGGGGAACTTACAGAAGACAATACGATCACCATTAACGAAGGATCTACTTGTCTCCACTATGGACAGGAATGTTTTGAGGGATTGAAAGCTTATCGGCGCAAAGATGGAAACATTAACCTATTTCGTCCAGATGAAAATTCAAAACGGATGAATAAGAGTGCTGCGCGTTTACAAATGCCAGATGTTCCCGAAGATAAATTTATTGATGCTGTGATGCAAGTGGTGCGAGCAAATGAAGAATATGTTCCTCCTTATGGAACTGGAGCGACATTATATTTGCGCCCTTATCTAATAGGTGTAGGTCCTAATATTGGTGTGGTTCCTGCCCCTGAATATATTTTTAGTGTGTTCTGTATGCCGGTGGGCCCATATTTTAAAGGCGGATTGGCACCGAGTAACTTCATTGTTTCTGAATATGACCGCGCAGCACCCTTTGGTACAGGCGCTGCCAAAGTGGGAGGAAATTATGCTGCAAGCTTATTGCCAGGACAACTTGCTCATGATCGAAATTTTTCTGATTGTATTTATTTAGATCCGGCGACCCACACTAAAATCGAAGAAGTTGGATCAGCAAATTTCTTTGGAATTACGCACGATAATCAATTCATCACGCCAAAATCACCATCAATCTTGCCAAGTATTACTAAATATTCATTGTTACATTTGGCAAAAGAACGCTTTGGATTGGAAGCAATCGAAGGGGATGTTTGTTTAAACGAACTGGATAAATTTGCTGAAGCGGGGGCATGTGGGACAGCAGCGATCATCTCACCAATTGCTGGAATCCAGAATGGAGAGGATTTCCATGTATTTTATAGTGAAACAGAGACGGGTCCCGTTACAAAAAAATTGTACGAGGAGCTAGTTGGAATCCAATTTGGAGACGTTCAAGCGCCGAAAGGCTGGATTTATGAAGTCTGA
- the rpsN gene encoding 30S ribosomal protein S14 — MAKKSKIVKMHKQQALIDHYAEKRAALKAAGDYEGLAKLPRDSNPNRLKLRDQIDGRPRGYMRKFGMSRIKFRELAHKGQIPGIKKASW, encoded by the coding sequence ATGGCAAAAAAATCAAAAATTGTAAAAATGCATAAACAGCAAGCGTTGATTGATCACTATGCAGAGAAACGAGCAGCGTTAAAAGCTGCGGGTGATTATGAAGGACTAGCAAAATTACCGAGAGACTCAAATCCGAATCGGTTAAAGCTACGAGACCAAATTGACGGTCGTCCAAGAGGATATATGCGCAAGTTTGGGATGTCACGGATCAAATTTCGTGAGCTCGCTCATAAAGGACAAATTCCCGGTATCAAAAAAGCAAGTTGGTAA
- the cbpB gene encoding cyclic-di-AMP-binding protein CbpB yields MISPAIEELMMEHEETMMIPAENVANVIKEHPLEHALLLLSQAGYSTIPVLDKEDHFVGLLSLNDIVKKMLGIDGIDTSNLETLTVADVMNTEVPVMRPDAELEDVLHLLVNASFLPVLDSDGVFCGIVTRREILKAVNYTFHQFERKNPETKVIFHANTPS; encoded by the coding sequence ATGATTAGTCCTGCAATCGAAGAATTAATGATGGAGCACGAAGAAACAATGATGATTCCAGCAGAGAATGTTGCTAACGTGATAAAAGAACACCCTTTGGAACACGCGCTACTGCTCTTATCGCAAGCTGGTTACTCGACCATACCAGTTTTAGATAAAGAGGATCATTTTGTAGGGTTATTAAGCTTAAATGACATCGTAAAGAAAATGTTAGGAATAGATGGCATTGATACATCTAATTTGGAAACACTAACAGTTGCTGATGTGATGAACACCGAAGTACCGGTTATGCGTCCAGATGCTGAACTAGAAGATGTGCTTCACTTATTAGTGAATGCCTCATTTTTACCAGTGTTGGACAGCGATGGAGTATTTTGTGGGATCGTCACTCGCAGAGAAATTTTAAAAGCAGTGAATTACACGTTTCATCAATTTGAACGTAAAAACCCTGAAACGAAAGTAATTTTTCATGCGAACACACCAAGCTAA
- a CDS encoding DJ-1/PfpI family protein, with product MKTALFVLFDHYADWEAAYLMSLLNQRENWQVRTASNLPQVKSIGGLQTNVDFNFSQIESNFDLLVLIGGHSWSIQSQALYQIIEKQMDRQLPLAAICGSVDYLAQHGFLEGYMHTGNARFLWRDFPNYQMPENFLEKQAVCDRNLVTANGTAVLDFTEFALHLVGDSFIEAKRAVDFYRLGYYGYQKRYRDFLTQKNDS from the coding sequence ATGAAAACGGCCTTGTTTGTTTTGTTTGATCACTATGCTGATTGGGAGGCTGCTTATTTAATGAGTTTGCTAAATCAACGAGAAAATTGGCAAGTGAGAACGGCGTCGAATTTACCGCAAGTAAAATCAATTGGCGGATTGCAGACAAACGTGGATTTTAATTTTAGTCAAATTGAATCCAACTTTGACTTGTTGGTATTAATCGGTGGACATTCATGGAGTATACAGAGTCAGGCACTTTATCAGATTATAGAGAAGCAAATGGACCGTCAGCTACCGTTGGCCGCGATATGCGGTTCTGTTGATTATTTAGCTCAACACGGCTTTCTTGAAGGGTATATGCACACAGGCAATGCTCGGTTTCTTTGGAGGGATTTTCCTAACTATCAGATGCCTGAAAATTTTTTAGAGAAACAAGCAGTCTGCGATCGAAATCTTGTTACGGCAAACGGAACTGCTGTATTGGATTTTACTGAATTTGCCTTGCACCTTGTCGGCGACAGTTTTATTGAGGCTAAAAGAGCAGTTGATTTCTATCGTTTAGGCTATTATGGTTATCAGAAACGTTATCGTGACTTTTTAACGCAAAAAAATGACTCATAA
- the rph gene encoding ribonuclease PH has translation MRHDGRTIQQLRPIKIETNVFKHPEGSVVISFGDTKVICSATLEDSVPPFLRGSETGWVTAEYSMLPRATNTRNRRESAKGKVTGRTMEIQRLIGRSLRAVVDLEKLGEKSIIIDCDVIQADGGTRTASITGGFVALRLAINKLLATGELLEDPIKEHLAAISVGILPDGTIVTDLDYSEDSSAAVDMNLVMTESGRFVEIQGTGEEATFDDDELNALILHGKAAIQELIAFQKESLFSEIETEEKTIVIATRNPGKAKEFASLFGKGGYKTKTLLDYPELPDVEETGTTFEENARLKAETIAQILQQPVLADDSGLVVDALNGMPGVFSARFAGERKSDAANNAKLLHELTDVPDEKRTAHFHCTLVFAAPKKESLVVSADWNGRIGRIPQGENGFGYDPLFIVPGYEKSSAELTSEEKNEISHRGMAVRELEKVWKTWLEGNQ, from the coding sequence TTGCGTCATGATGGAAGAACGATTCAACAATTACGACCGATCAAGATTGAAACGAATGTATTCAAGCATCCAGAAGGATCTGTTGTTATATCCTTTGGTGATACAAAGGTCATTTGCTCAGCAACATTAGAGGATTCTGTACCGCCGTTTTTACGGGGCAGCGAAACGGGTTGGGTAACGGCCGAATACAGTATGTTGCCAAGAGCGACAAACACACGGAATCGCCGTGAGAGTGCCAAAGGGAAAGTAACTGGAAGAACAATGGAAATTCAACGTTTGATAGGGCGTTCATTACGTGCAGTGGTTGACCTAGAGAAGTTAGGTGAGAAGAGTATCATCATCGACTGTGATGTGATTCAAGCGGATGGGGGCACCAGAACTGCCAGCATCACGGGCGGGTTTGTTGCATTACGACTAGCAATCAACAAGTTATTAGCAACTGGTGAGCTACTAGAAGACCCAATTAAGGAGCATTTAGCAGCAATTAGTGTTGGTATTTTACCGGATGGAACGATAGTCACTGATTTGGATTATTCGGAAGATTCGTCAGCAGCGGTTGATATGAACTTAGTCATGACTGAATCTGGACGTTTCGTGGAAATTCAAGGGACTGGCGAAGAAGCAACATTCGATGACGATGAGTTGAATGCACTAATTTTACACGGCAAAGCAGCTATTCAAGAATTGATTGCCTTTCAAAAAGAATCACTCTTCTCTGAAATTGAAACAGAAGAAAAAACGATTGTGATAGCCACGAGAAATCCTGGTAAAGCGAAAGAATTTGCTTCTTTATTTGGTAAAGGAGGGTATAAAACGAAAACATTATTAGATTATCCTGAGCTCCCTGATGTGGAGGAAACGGGTACAACTTTTGAAGAAAATGCTCGATTAAAAGCTGAAACAATTGCACAGATTTTACAGCAACCTGTATTAGCGGATGATTCAGGGTTAGTCGTGGATGCATTAAACGGAATGCCAGGAGTTTTCTCAGCACGATTTGCGGGGGAAAGAAAAAGCGATGCGGCTAATAACGCGAAGCTATTACATGAACTAACGGATGTTCCTGATGAGAAAAGGACAGCGCATTTTCATTGTACACTTGTTTTTGCAGCCCCTAAAAAAGAGAGTCTCGTGGTATCAGCCGATTGGAACGGCCGTATTGGGCGAATCCCTCAAGGAGAGAACGGGTTTGGCTACGATCCTTTATTTATCGTGCCGGGCTATGAAAAATCATCTGCTGAATTAACGAGTGAAGAGAAAAATGAAATAAGTCATCGAGGAATGGCTGTGAGAGAGTTAGAAAAAGTATGGAAAACTTGGTTGGAGGGAAATCAATGA
- a CDS encoding metallophosphoesterase gives MKYLVVSDNHGDRNILVEIVNRYVNMVDHMFHCGDSELKASDELWEHFTVVAGNCDYDPGYKKEQVLSIGNDIIYMTHGHLSNVRFGLTMLSLQAQEVGATIALFGHIHQAVAEYDKNILFVNPGSISQPRGPVQIPSYAIIDSQDEEIHVTFYNRAHQLIEELAADFKR, from the coding sequence ATGAAGTATTTAGTTGTTAGCGATAATCATGGAGACCGTAATATTCTGGTGGAAATTGTCAACCGCTACGTCAACATGGTGGATCATATGTTTCATTGCGGTGATTCGGAGCTAAAGGCGAGTGATGAATTGTGGGAACATTTTACTGTTGTTGCTGGAAATTGTGACTATGATCCGGGCTATAAAAAAGAACAAGTACTTTCAATTGGAAATGACATCATTTATATGACACACGGTCATTTATCAAATGTTCGATTTGGATTAACCATGCTTTCGTTGCAAGCCCAAGAAGTGGGTGCAACAATTGCTTTGTTTGGACATATTCATCAAGCTGTAGCTGAATATGACAAGAATATCTTGTTTGTAAATCCCGGAAGCATATCCCAACCTCGTGGACCTGTACAAATACCAAGTTATGCCATTATTGACAGTCAAGACGAAGAAATACACGTAACCTTCTACAATCGTGCACACCAACTAATCGAAGAATTAGCTGCAGATTTTAAACGATAG
- a CDS encoding mechanosensitive ion channel family protein, producing MFLLTTQTVDSSSGNVVEQATEQLSVWQKYWQTIDWDRVFSILIQKGLTILAVLVIFYLIRKIGSFLIDQSFDRQKKKMTDNATRIETIHALSKNIFSYTLFFFFLYSILDTLGIPVGSLLAGAGIAGIAIGLGAQGFTNDIITGFFIIMEQQIDVGDYIRLTDLHIEGTVTSVGIRMLQMKSADGTVHFIPNRNITTISNLSRAHMQVKVDIRIQPDEGYDRISHLIDETNQKLSKEFKDEIFDGPTLFGMVDLGNSNYAIRTFLYVTNGKQYKLQEEFLTAYVKVLNQNGFTIPNDPIVIGN from the coding sequence ATGTTTTTATTGACAACACAAACAGTTGATTCCAGCAGCGGCAACGTGGTGGAACAAGCAACAGAACAATTATCCGTCTGGCAAAAATATTGGCAGACGATCGATTGGGATCGTGTCTTTTCAATACTCATACAAAAAGGATTGACAATTTTAGCGGTCTTAGTCATCTTTTATTTAATTAGAAAGATTGGAAGTTTCTTGATTGATCAATCATTTGATCGACAAAAGAAAAAAATGACAGATAATGCTACTAGAATAGAAACAATTCATGCACTATCTAAAAATATTTTTTCTTACACGCTCTTTTTCTTCTTTCTATATTCCATTTTAGATACACTCGGAATTCCGGTCGGGTCGCTTTTAGCTGGTGCAGGAATTGCAGGTATCGCTATAGGTCTTGGTGCGCAAGGCTTTACAAATGATATCATTACAGGTTTCTTCATTATAATGGAGCAGCAAATAGACGTTGGTGACTATATTCGCTTGACTGACTTGCACATTGAAGGAACCGTGACTTCTGTCGGCATCCGCATGCTTCAGATGAAATCTGCCGATGGGACGGTACATTTTATTCCAAATCGCAATATTACAACAATTAGTAATCTTTCACGCGCGCATATGCAGGTCAAAGTAGACATCCGAATCCAGCCAGATGAAGGGTACGATAGAATAAGTCATCTAATCGACGAAACCAACCAAAAACTTTCAAAAGAGTTTAAAGATGAAATCTTTGATGGTCCGACCCTCTTCGGGATGGTTGACCTTGGAAACAGCAATTATGCGATTCGTACTTTTTTATATGTAACCAATGGGAAACAATACAAACTTCAAGAAGAATTTCTCACAGCATATGTAAAAGTTCTCAATCAAAATGGTTTTACCATTCCAAATGATCCAATTGTTATTGGAAACTAA